In Tissierellales bacterium, the DNA window TATTGTATAAGGGAATCCATTAGGACATTGAGGCACTGGATGCATCATTGTTGGTATACAAATTACTTGACCTATTTGTAAGTTATTTGGATCTACTCCTGGATTTGCTCTCATTATCGCCTCTACACTTACACCAAATCTTTGACTTAGTCTAAAGAAAGTATCTCCCTGTCTTATTGTGTAAAGGAACCCATTAGGACATGGAGGTATAGGAGACATCTTTGTTGGTATACAAATTACTTGACCTATTTGTAGATTATTTGGATCTACTCCCGGATTTGCTCTCATTATTGCCTCTACACTTACACCAAATCTTTGACTTAGTCTAAAGAAAGTATCTCCCTGTCTTATTGTATAAAGGAATCCATTAGGACATTGAGGTACTGGAGGCATCTTTGTTGGTATACAAATCCGCTGACCTATTTGTAAGTTATTTGGATCAATACCTGGATTTATAGCTGTTATCGCATCTACAGTTGTATTAAATCTCTGAGCTAATTTAAACAAAGTATCACCAGATCTAATAGTATAAGGAAAACTCCCCGGTGGACAAACCTGTTGCTCTTTTATTTTATCGCCCATTTTAACCACCTTTCTTTACAATATTTCGTTGCATTATATAATATGCATTTAGGAATTTAAACGTTAAAGAAATAAGGTATTTTCTT includes these proteins:
- a CDS encoding LysM domain-containing protein, which produces MGDKIKEQQVCPPGSFPYTIRSGDTLFKLAQRFNTTVDAITAINPGIDPNNLQIGQRICIPTKMPPVPQCPNGFLYTIRQGDTFFRLSQRFGVSVEAIMRANPGVDPNNLQIGQVICIPTKMSPIPPCPNGFLYTIRQGDTFFRLSQRFGVSVEAIMRANPGVDPNNLQIGQVICIPTMMHPVPQCPNGFPYTIRQGDTFFRLSQRFGVSVEAIMRANPGVDPNNLQIGQVICIPTMVSPRPPCPWMDM